A segment of the Candidatus Jettenia caeni genome:
AAGCGCCCTCGGTATTCGATCAGCAAAAATTAGATTGGTTGAGTGGACAATACATCCGGGAAGCAAACCTGGAAAGGCTTACAAACCTGGCGATACCTTATCTGCAAGCAGCCGGCTTCGTTCCTCCGGACGAGTCTCAAATTGACAGATCTCGGTTAAGAGCAGTTATCGATGCCACACGGGGCAATATATCCTATCTGTCTCAAATTGTACAAGAAGCAGATATCTTCTTTAAAGATACTATAGTCAGCGAAAAGCATATTGAATTTTTATCATTAGAGACATCACGGATTGTACTCTCGTTATTTCTTACGGAACTTCAAAAAATACCTGCCGTCTCCCCTGAAATTTTTCAGGATATTTTAATAACGATAAAAAAAGAAACAAACATAAAGGGGAAAGGACTTTATCTGCCTATCCGTATCGCTTTAACAGGACGGGAGCATGGTCCTGAACTGTATTCTATTGCCAATATTTTAGGCATTGATGTCTGCAAGAGGAGGATTGAGAGATTTCTCCTGACACAAAACAAATAATAATTGGTATATATTCATAACGAAAAATAATACAAAATATTCAGCATATTAAGAAAGAGAGTATGGCGCTAAAATTTTATAATTCCCTAACGAAAAAAAAGGAAATTTTTACACCGTTACATGAGGGACGTGTTACTCTGTATGTGTGCGGTCCTACCGTTTATGATCATCCCCATATCGGGCATGCCAAGAGTTATGTTAGTTTTGATGTGATTGTCCGCTATCTTCGTTATTTAGGCTATAAGGTACGCTATGTGCAAAATATTACAGACGTAGGACATCTTACCGATAATGCAGACACGGGTGAAGATAAAATCGTCAAACGTGCGCAAAGAGAGCGTGTGGAACCTGCAGAACTTGTTGAAATATATACACGAAGTTACTTCGAGGATATGGATGCATTGAACAATGTAAGGCCTGATATTTCACCACGGGCAACAGCACACATTCCCGAGCAAATTGAGCTTTTAGAGAAATTAATTGAAAAAGGGTATGCTTACGTATCGCACGGTTCTGTTTATTTTGAAGTCCAAAAATTTAAAGAATATGGAAAACTCTCGGGAAGAAAACAAGAAGAACTTGATGCAGGAGCCAGGATAGAAATAAACCCTGAGAAACGATACCCATCCGATTTTGCCCTGTGGAAGAGGGCAGAGCCAGGCCATATCATGAGGTGGAAAAGCCCTTGGGGAGAAGGCTTTCCCGGATGGCACCTTGAATGTTCTGCCATGTCAATGAAATATTTGGGACCGACTTTAGACATTCATGGAGGCGGATTAGAAAATACCTTTCCCCATCACGAATGCGAAATCGCACAAAGTGAGGCAGCAAACGATCAGCCATTTGTCAGATACTGGATACACAATAATATGGTTACCGTAAACGGTCAAAAGATGGGAAAATCCCTTGGTAATTTTATCACCCTCAAGGATGCCTTTAAGAAGTACCGCCCGTTAACGGTGAGGTTCTTTATTCTTACAACTCATTATCGCAGCCCGTTAGATTTCAGCAATGAGGCGCTTGATGCCGCAGATAAGGGCCTTGAACGCCTGTATAATACCATTCAACATTTACGGGAGCGGTTAGCGCATGCACAGGATGGTTCGACCCCATCTCACCTTTATGAAAGATTAGAACACCATAAAAAAGCGTTTATGGAAGCAATGGATGAGGACATCAATACTTCCGATGCCATTGCCGTACTCTTTGATGTATCGAAAGAAGTTAATACGCTCCTCAATTCCGGTGAAGAGATCGGCAAAAAGTGTTTAGAAGACATTCATGCACTTTACCAGCAACTTGGTGGTGATATTCTTGGCATCATACCGAATGTCCTCGAGTCTGAACAGAAAGGTGAAACAGATACCCTGAAAAATATCATGGGCGTGCTTATAGATACCCGGTGTGAGTTGCGTAAGGCAAAACAATGGCAATTGTCAGATTTTATTCGTAATAAACTCCTGGAAATAGGTATTACCCTGGAGGACAAACCGGACGGTACGGTATGGAGAAAGATAAAATAAGTAATGTATAAATACTACATACATGTCGCTCCTGCGGAGCTTCATTTGATTCATTACACTCCATTTCTACAAACAGATCATTCCTAAGGAACTTTTACAAATAAATTGTCCTTTTAGCTCCGTTAGGAGATACCATTTATAGATTATGTCCCACACTAAGGTTATGTAATAGCAACTGCTGACTCATGATAACAATCTTTTGCCTCCTGTGATTTTTTTATAAAATATTTCAAAAGAGAGAAGATAATTTCGTATGCCGATCGAAAATATTTTATTATTGGTTGCGGTATTGATATTCGTAAGCGTCGTTTCAAGTAAGCTTTCCGATAAGTTTGGAATTCCTATCTTGTTACTATTTTTGGTAATCGGGATGCTTGCCGGTTCAGAAGGAATAGGTGGTATTTATTTTGATGATGCGATGTTAGCCAAGTCCGTTGGCGTTGTGGCCCTCATCTTTATTATTTTTTCCGGAGGGCTTGATACCAAATGGAAAGACACTAAATCAGTTATTTTGCCGGGAGCCATCCTTTCGACGGCAGGGGTTTTAATGACCGCAATCTTTACAGGGTTCTTTGCCGTCCATATCCTAAAATTTTCTCTTTTGGAAGGAATGCTGCTTGGTTCCATAGTTTCTTCAACTGATGCCGCCGCTGTATTCAGTGTTTTAAGGTCTAAACGAATAAGCCTGAAACAGCCTTTGAAGCCGCTGCTTGAGTTTGAGTCTGGCAGTAATGACCCGATGGCTATTTTTTTGACTGTCGGATTTATCAGTATCCTGACGGTGGAAAATATGAGTATTGCCGCCTTGATTCCCAAATTTATGCTGGATATGAGTGTGGGATCTCTCGTAGGTTATTTCATGGCGAAATTTATTATATTCTTCATTAACCGTCTGAAGCTGGGATACGAAGGACTTTATCCGGTAATAATGATTTCGCTCGTGCTGCTAACATACGTAATTGCAGTTTTTCTGAAAGGCAACGGAATCCTTGCGGTATATCTTGCCGGTTTAATGCTGGGGAAGGCAGAGTTTCCACATAAAAAGACGATCATAAGATTTCACGATGGTTTGGCTTGGCTTGCGCAAATTGTAATGTTTATAACACTGGGATTGCTTGTTTTTCCTTCGCATATTGTTCCATTAATAGGGGCAGGGTCTTTGCTTACATTTCTTCTTATGGTAGTTGCTCGCCCTGTTAGTGTATTGTTGTGTCTGTTGCCGTTTAACATGAATATGCGACAGAAAGTTCTGGTTGCTTGGGTTGGTCTTCGGGGATCGGTTCCGATTATCCTGGCGACATTTCCTTTTATGGCAGGCATCCCACAGGCAGATACTATTTTTAATATCGTATTTTTTGTCGTTATTGCGTCAGTTTTTATCCAAGGAACGTCTATTCCGATCCTTTCAAAAATATTGAAGCTGGACGTTCCCTTGGCTTATAAGATGCATTATCCCATCGAATTCGAAAAGACAGCGGATATCGATGCCGAATTGATAGATGTTATTGTTCCATTTGACTCAGAAGTGGTGGGTAAGAGAATTAGCGATTTAGATATTCCAAAGAAATGCCTTATTGCGCTTATTTGTCGGGACGGTAAATTTGTTATACCATCAGGATCTATGGTTATAGAAAGTGGTGATGTCTTGCTGGTACTAGCAAATACAGCTGATTTTTTGGTTTTTCAACAAACGCTGGCGCATCTTAAAAAAGAAGGGTAATAAATTATCAGCAGAAGAAAAAATAGATGAGACGGCTGCTTGTTTTTGTTCTGCCTATTTGGATTATCGCGGCTATTTGGTTTACGGTGTTTGATATTATGCAGATTCACTTAAAAGATTTTTTCGGTAAATATAGACTTACTGATATTATCCCTTAAATACAGGTTCTTATGG
Coding sequences within it:
- a CDS encoding cysteinyl-tRNA synthase, producing MALKFYNSLTKKKEIFTPLHEGRVTLYVCGPTVYDHPHIGHAKSYVSFDVIVRYLRYLGYKVRYVQNITDVGHLTDNADTGEDKIVKRAQRERVEPAELVEIYTRSYFEDMDALNNVRPDISPRATAHIPEQIELLEKLIEKGYAYVSHGSVYFEVQKFKEYGKLSGRKQEELDAGARIEINPEKRYPSDFALWKRAEPGHIMRWKSPWGEGFPGWHLECSAMSMKYLGPTLDIHGGGLENTFPHHECEIAQSEAANDQPFVRYWIHNNMVTVNGQKMGKSLGNFITLKDAFKKYRPLTVRFFILTTHYRSPLDFSNEALDAADKGLERLYNTIQHLRERLAHAQDGSTPSHLYERLEHHKKAFMEAMDEDINTSDAIAVLFDVSKEVNTLLNSGEEIGKKCLEDIHALYQQLGGDILGIIPNVLESEQKGETDTLKNIMGVLIDTRCELRKAKQWQLSDFIRNKLLEIGITLEDKPDGTVWRKIK
- a CDS encoding Na+/H+ antiporter; translated protein: MPIENILLLVAVLIFVSVVSSKLSDKFGIPILLLFLVIGMLAGSEGIGGIYFDDAMLAKSVGVVALIFIIFSGGLDTKWKDTKSVILPGAILSTAGVLMTAIFTGFFAVHILKFSLLEGMLLGSIVSSTDAAAVFSVLRSKRISLKQPLKPLLEFESGSNDPMAIFLTVGFISILTVENMSIAALIPKFMLDMSVGSLVGYFMAKFIIFFINRLKLGYEGLYPVIMISLVLLTYVIAVFLKGNGILAVYLAGLMLGKAEFPHKKTIIRFHDGLAWLAQIVMFITLGLLVFPSHIVPLIGAGSLLTFLLMVVARPVSVLLCLLPFNMNMRQKVLVAWVGLRGSVPIILATFPFMAGIPQADTIFNIVFFVVIASVFIQGTSIPILSKILKLDVPLAYKMHYPIEFEKTADIDAELIDVIVPFDSEVVGKRISDLDIPKKCLIALICRDGKFVIPSGSMVIESGDVLLVLANTADFLVFQQTLAHLKKEG